The Prosthecobacter dejongeii genome contains a region encoding:
- a CDS encoding OmpA family protein, whose product MSSLLILSLTNVTAGGRTIKLTHLDITSSTALLPALMKTSFSLALVVACGLVSGLAHGQVSPEFTRDKEGAKDHPLLKRIEGSIILHYATKKFDSHQVALGPVIFDYGEQKTKEWKKIDAEGARTTLFYREPADASTLECLRSYQTDLKEKGFEVLFEGSSNGKPQEQANTLDNGYGRFVAAVYQTEKDYGLQEYTLPGAEDFRYTALKKTGEGGAGDVYVTIFAAAVTDSWKDPEKGILAGTVVARVDVIETKALQNRMVMVKADEMEKQITTTGRVALYGIYFDTNKATLKPESDSTLAEVQKLMTQDSSIKLLIVGHTDNVGEFEFNRDLSNRRAAAVVEALTSRYGISSQRLFPFGCSFASPAAPNASEDGRSKNRRVELVKWN is encoded by the coding sequence ATGTCCTCACTTCTAATCCTTTCCCTAACCAACGTTACAGCAGGTGGCAGAACTATAAAACTTACTCATCTCGACATCACATCCTCCACCGCTTTATTGCCCGCTCTCATGAAGACCTCTTTTTCGTTGGCGTTGGTGGTCGCTTGCGGCCTTGTCTCCGGTCTGGCTCACGGCCAGGTCAGTCCTGAATTCACCCGGGATAAAGAGGGGGCCAAGGATCACCCCCTGCTCAAGCGCATTGAAGGTTCCATCATCCTTCATTACGCCACGAAGAAGTTCGATTCCCATCAGGTGGCCCTCGGCCCCGTGATCTTTGACTACGGCGAGCAAAAGACCAAGGAGTGGAAGAAGATTGATGCGGAAGGCGCGCGCACCACACTGTTTTACCGTGAACCTGCCGATGCCAGCACCCTGGAGTGCCTGCGCTCTTACCAGACCGATTTGAAAGAAAAAGGCTTCGAAGTCCTCTTCGAAGGTAGCAGCAATGGCAAACCCCAGGAGCAGGCCAATACTTTGGACAATGGCTACGGCCGTTTTGTCGCCGCCGTTTACCAGACGGAAAAAGACTACGGCCTCCAAGAATACACACTCCCCGGGGCCGAGGACTTCCGCTACACCGCGCTCAAAAAGACCGGTGAAGGTGGGGCAGGAGACGTTTATGTCACCATCTTTGCCGCAGCCGTGACGGATTCCTGGAAGGACCCTGAAAAAGGTATCCTCGCAGGAACAGTGGTCGCCCGAGTGGACGTCATCGAGACCAAGGCGCTGCAAAACCGCATGGTCATGGTGAAGGCCGACGAGATGGAAAAACAGATCACCACCACGGGTCGTGTCGCCCTTTACGGCATCTATTTTGATACCAACAAAGCCACCCTCAAACCTGAGTCAGATAGCACCCTGGCGGAGGTTCAAAAACTCATGACCCAGGACAGCTCCATAAAGCTCCTCATCGTCGGCCACACGGACAACGTCGGCGAATTTGAATTCAACCGCGACCTGTCCAATCGCCGCGCCGCTGCCGTGGTGGAGGCCCTGACCAGCCGCTATGGCATCTCCTCCCAGCGCCTCTTCCCCTTTGGCTGCAGCTTTGCCAGCCCCGCCGCACCCAATGCCAGCGAAGATGGCCGCAGCAAAAATCGCCGCGTCGAATTGGTGAAGTGGAACTGA
- a CDS encoding FAD-dependent monooxygenase translates to MGTAPVSYTPAQRQVALLYGLVSHSLFLASVGVMFVSLYQGLQFSLLHLHGWAAAMNDGLLVLQFGLGHSLLLSDKGRRWMARLAPLGLGRELSTTIFAGLASLQLLVTFLFWSSSEVLWAAPEGWLKGTLSVIYGLSWVLLAKSMRDAGLDVQIGSIGWRSVWRGHAPVYRPFSRTGLFRYSRQPIYSAFTLILWTAPVWTPDHLFIALVWTGYCVGAPVWKEKRYLRFYGQAYARYQARVPYWFPGRQRHRMSSPSLSQAHDAEVILIGGGPIGMALGCLLGARGMRVRVLERRTGLPTHSQAIGITPPTLAILAELGLDQAFIQHGLPIRDCHVHGQSGPTGIASFREIPGPYPFVLSLPQQISMALLAEKLATYPSVTLQRGVEVVELDQTDHEVSVTVKDEAGTLTTLRAAYAVGCDGHRSRVRDLLRLRTTRHDYGHDFIMGDFVDRTTLGAEAHLYFTAQGAVESFPLPGGLRRWIVQTRQPETDPPQGFISEVVRLRSGQVIAPEDQLNQSSFSPWRLDCEQLYDGRIILCGDAAHVMSPIGGQGMNTGFADAEFAALMLHAILRHGQPVCSWLAEYDRCRRQASNTAATRAALGMGLGTWRGKGLSWVRDALLRHIILQGPLARIVGPWFAMMTIPFNRAAKSAFVTRQLAGDKDIKKPA, encoded by the coding sequence ATGGGCACAGCACCTGTTTCTTACACCCCAGCACAGCGCCAGGTGGCGCTGTTGTATGGGCTCGTCAGTCATTCCTTATTCCTGGCGTCTGTCGGCGTCATGTTTGTCAGCCTGTACCAGGGGTTGCAGTTTAGTTTGCTGCATCTGCATGGCTGGGCAGCCGCGATGAATGATGGGCTCCTGGTGCTCCAGTTTGGTCTGGGGCACTCTCTGCTGCTTTCGGACAAAGGTCGCCGCTGGATGGCGCGCTTGGCTCCCTTGGGTCTCGGGCGTGAGCTTTCCACCACCATCTTTGCAGGGCTGGCCTCTTTGCAGTTGCTGGTGACTTTCCTGTTCTGGTCTTCTTCAGAGGTCCTCTGGGCGGCACCGGAAGGCTGGCTCAAAGGTACTTTGAGCGTCATCTACGGCTTATCCTGGGTATTGCTGGCCAAGTCCATGCGGGATGCGGGGCTGGATGTGCAGATTGGTAGCATCGGCTGGCGCTCCGTCTGGCGCGGGCATGCGCCAGTGTATCGTCCCTTCAGTCGCACAGGCCTGTTTCGTTACAGCCGCCAGCCCATTTATTCTGCCTTCACCCTCATCTTGTGGACGGCTCCGGTCTGGACGCCAGATCACCTCTTCATTGCGCTGGTATGGACCGGATACTGCGTTGGAGCACCCGTGTGGAAGGAGAAACGTTACCTGCGTTTTTATGGGCAGGCGTATGCTCGCTATCAGGCCCGGGTGCCGTATTGGTTCCCTGGTCGCCAGCGTCACCGTATGAGTTCTCCCTCCCTTTCTCAGGCTCACGATGCCGAGGTCATCCTCATCGGCGGGGGGCCCATCGGCATGGCTTTGGGTTGCTTGCTAGGCGCGCGCGGTATGCGGGTGAGGGTGCTGGAGCGCCGCACCGGTCTGCCCACTCATTCGCAGGCCATCGGAATCACCCCGCCCACGCTGGCCATTTTGGCGGAGCTGGGGCTGGATCAGGCCTTTATCCAGCATGGTCTGCCCATTCGTGACTGCCACGTCCATGGCCAGAGTGGTCCTACGGGCATCGCTTCTTTTCGCGAGATCCCCGGCCCCTACCCTTTCGTGCTGTCTTTGCCGCAGCAGATCAGCATGGCTCTTTTGGCAGAGAAACTGGCCACTTATCCCTCGGTCACCCTCCAGCGTGGGGTGGAGGTGGTGGAGCTGGACCAAACGGACCACGAAGTCTCCGTGACCGTGAAGGATGAAGCCGGCACCCTCACGACGCTCCGGGCTGCTTATGCGGTCGGCTGTGATGGGCACCGCAGCCGCGTGCGGGATCTCCTGCGCCTGCGCACCACACGGCATGACTATGGGCATGATTTTATCATGGGGGATTTCGTTGATCGTACAACTCTGGGTGCGGAGGCGCATCTCTACTTCACAGCCCAGGGCGCGGTGGAAAGCTTCCCCCTGCCCGGAGGGCTGCGACGCTGGATCGTGCAGACGCGCCAACCTGAGACTGACCCGCCGCAGGGCTTCATCAGTGAAGTTGTGCGCCTGCGCTCTGGTCAGGTCATTGCGCCGGAAGATCAGCTCAATCAAAGCAGCTTTTCACCCTGGCGGCTGGACTGTGAGCAGCTCTACGATGGCCGTATCATCCTCTGTGGAGATGCGGCCCATGTCATGAGCCCCATCGGTGGTCAAGGCATGAACACAGGCTTTGCCGATGCCGAGTTTGCCGCGTTGATGCTGCATGCCATTCTGCGCCATGGCCAGCCAGTCTGCTCTTGGTTGGCGGAGTATGACCGCTGCCGCCGTCAGGCCTCCAATACGGCCGCGACCCGCGCTGCCTTGGGGATGGGGCTGGGCACCTGGCGTGGGAAGGGACTTTCTTGGGTGAGAGATGCACTTCTGCGCCACATCATCCTCCAGGGGCCTCTGGCGCGCATCGTGGGCCCTTGGTTTGCCATGATGACGATTCCCTTTAACCGGGCGGCCAAATCCGCCTTTGTCACCCGCCAATTGGCGGGTGACAAAGACATCAAAAAGCCAGCCTGA
- a CDS encoding EamA family transporter produces the protein MLSLRVPPTLATIIFPLIAALVYAFGALVLKRSSELGVGLWRTTFVANFIVAGLFSLLWLLGGPPVEKELLWQPGVIAMCLFVGQISQFIALEKGDVSVAVPVFGLKVILVAFLTPFIIGEAVGLKLWGAALLSVIGISFLNKKDQGKRPRGLGITLAAGGVGAISFAVFDVLVQKWGPQWGVGRLLPCIFWINALFSCGLVFRFSAPLSAIPKQAWGWLTGGSVLLGTQSIIFVSTLAVYGKATSANIMYASRGLLSVALVWMIGHWFANTERDLGSGILRWRLAGALMMMSAIVLVVV, from the coding sequence GTGTTATCGCTGCGGGTGCCTCCAACCTTAGCCACGATCATTTTCCCCCTCATTGCCGCCCTTGTCTATGCCTTCGGGGCCTTGGTGCTGAAACGGTCCAGCGAGCTGGGGGTGGGGCTATGGCGGACCACGTTTGTGGCCAATTTCATCGTGGCAGGCCTGTTTTCTCTGCTGTGGCTGCTGGGCGGGCCGCCCGTGGAAAAAGAGCTGCTGTGGCAGCCGGGCGTGATCGCGATGTGCCTATTTGTGGGGCAAATTTCACAGTTCATCGCCCTGGAAAAAGGGGATGTATCCGTGGCGGTGCCGGTCTTTGGCCTGAAGGTGATCCTGGTGGCCTTTTTGACGCCGTTCATCATCGGCGAAGCGGTGGGACTAAAACTGTGGGGCGCAGCGCTGCTGAGCGTTATCGGCATTTCCTTTTTGAATAAAAAAGACCAGGGCAAACGGCCCCGGGGACTGGGCATCACGCTAGCGGCAGGGGGCGTGGGCGCGATCAGCTTTGCCGTGTTTGACGTACTGGTGCAAAAGTGGGGACCGCAATGGGGCGTGGGGCGGCTTTTGCCCTGCATTTTCTGGATCAATGCGCTGTTTTCCTGCGGGTTAGTCTTCCGCTTTTCCGCGCCACTGAGCGCCATTCCGAAGCAGGCCTGGGGCTGGCTAACGGGGGGTTCCGTGCTACTCGGCACGCAGAGCATCATCTTCGTGAGCACCCTAGCGGTCTATGGCAAGGCTACCTCCGCCAACATTATGTACGCCTCCCGCGGACTGCTGAGCGTGGCCCTGGTGTGGATGATCGGGCACTGGTTTGCCAATACGGAGCGCGATCTCGGCTCAGGCATCCTGCGCTGGCGGCTGGCAGGGGCGCTGATGATGATGAGCGCGATCGTCCTGGTGGTGGTGTGA
- a CDS encoding autotransporter-associated beta strand repeat-containing protein yields MQSSPTSPSLSSHPQLRAKKSRGLVGWLSCFLATGLSAATLQYDSDGTGNITDGNASGWNTTATNKPWYDSTSMTYLAWPNTNADIAIFGGGISGTAGSVAVGSVIANGILFNAPFAGSYTLSGGTITLDGTTPTITANVNATITSALAGSVGLTKNGTGTLTLSGAAANTYGGGTSVLAGNLTMSKTAGVNAVGGDVIINGGTLIWGGANQVPDTASVTLISGGLQITGNTETIANLTIQGGNSNANTSSNGGLFTITNTLAINGTGSLGLNSAGQWTVNKADFTGAAASAFGMTGNNNTRITQLNIGSGGLILSGQNLAINKGSTAAALGSEIVFNGGVTASGTNNFNTGGTFGSSRISLPIISTWDITAGTTNINVATIGVGGLIKTGAGNLALAGAEANTHSGMTTVSGGSLLLGKTAGVNAIAGDITVATGGILDWNTANQLADTTHIFLIGGSLKFDNLTETFANLTQTAGTVNIGGNTNSGIVNITGLLRVSGGTSINLNSGAIWSVGGADFTGFSGTVVSLNGNSTTGLNQFIIGSGGLILTGQSINLAKGTAVGAFGSELAINGNVTASGTNSINAGANTIGVSQVNLGAADRTWNITSGTTSSNSSVVSSGGGIVKTGNGILALNAANTYTGNTTINEGSVRLGASASVDNSPIISVASGATFDVVAVTGGYSVKSSQLLQGGGSVAGATTIASGGTLAPGTVGGDFLQKLSFSSSLILATGSQTRLQLSNSSGDYDQIAVTGTFTQQTGGQIIVEPGDFVPTAGQSFNLFDWGTLGSLSSNLGSNYRDGSDDDATDLNLPNIAGSGFFWDISQFASSGIITVVVPEPSRSLLLMIAGLALVSRRRR; encoded by the coding sequence ATGCAATCGTCTCCAACCTCCCCGTCCCTTTCTTCCCATCCTCAGCTTCGCGCGAAAAAATCGCGTGGCCTTGTCGGGTGGTTATCTTGTTTTCTGGCGACTGGCCTGAGTGCTGCAACGCTGCAATATGACAGCGACGGCACGGGCAATATCACAGATGGCAATGCCAGTGGCTGGAACACCACAGCGACGAACAAACCCTGGTACGACAGCACCAGCATGACCTATCTGGCGTGGCCGAATACAAATGCGGACATCGCCATTTTCGGGGGTGGGATTTCTGGCACGGCGGGCTCGGTCGCGGTGGGCAGCGTGATCGCCAACGGCATCCTATTCAATGCACCCTTTGCGGGTAGCTACACGCTTAGCGGAGGAACCATCACGCTGGATGGAACAACCCCCACCATCACGGCGAATGTGAATGCCACCATCACCTCCGCGCTGGCGGGCAGCGTGGGCCTAACCAAAAATGGCACAGGCACACTGACGCTCTCGGGTGCCGCTGCCAATACCTATGGCGGTGGCACCTCCGTGCTGGCAGGGAATCTCACAATGTCCAAGACCGCCGGCGTCAATGCTGTGGGTGGAGATGTGATCATCAATGGAGGAACGCTCATCTGGGGCGGAGCCAACCAGGTACCCGATACGGCGAGCGTCACGCTGATCAGCGGTGGATTGCAAATCACCGGCAACACGGAAACGATCGCTAACCTAACGATCCAGGGCGGCAACAGCAACGCAAACACTTCCTCCAACGGCGGCCTTTTCACCATCACCAATACCCTAGCTATCAATGGCACGGGCAGCCTGGGGTTAAACAGCGCCGGGCAATGGACTGTGAACAAGGCGGACTTCACAGGCGCAGCAGCCTCGGCCTTCGGCATGACAGGAAATAACAATACCCGCATCACCCAACTGAACATCGGCAGCGGTGGACTGATCCTCTCCGGGCAGAATCTGGCCATCAACAAAGGATCGACGGCTGCCGCGCTGGGAAGTGAGATCGTTTTTAATGGCGGCGTCACAGCCAGCGGAACCAACAACTTTAATACGGGGGGAACGTTTGGTTCGTCCCGGATCAGCCTGCCTATCATCAGCACCTGGGACATCACCGCAGGCACGACCAACATCAATGTGGCCACCATTGGCGTGGGGGGACTGATCAAAACGGGCGCAGGAAACCTCGCCCTAGCTGGAGCTGAAGCCAATACCCACAGCGGCATGACCACGGTCTCAGGCGGCAGTCTGCTTCTGGGAAAAACCGCCGGAGTAAATGCCATCGCGGGTGACATCACCGTGGCCACGGGCGGCATCCTGGACTGGAATACAGCCAATCAATTGGCCGATACCACCCACATTTTCCTCATCGGTGGCTCGCTGAAATTTGACAACCTGACGGAGACCTTTGCCAACTTGACCCAGACCGCTGGCACGGTGAACATCGGCGGCAACACGAACTCGGGCATCGTCAACATCACCGGCCTGCTGCGTGTCTCTGGAGGCACCTCGATCAACCTCAACAGTGGGGCCATCTGGAGTGTGGGCGGGGCGGATTTCACGGGCTTCTCAGGCACTGTGGTCTCGCTCAATGGCAATAGCACGACGGGACTCAATCAATTCATCATCGGCAGTGGTGGGCTGATCTTGACAGGGCAATCCATTAACCTCGCCAAGGGCACAGCAGTAGGGGCCTTTGGCAGCGAGTTGGCCATCAATGGGAATGTGACCGCCAGTGGTACCAATTCCATCAATGCAGGTGCCAACACCATCGGCGTCTCGCAGGTGAACCTGGGCGCGGCAGACCGCACGTGGAACATCACCAGTGGCACCACCTCCAGCAACTCCAGCGTGGTGAGCAGTGGCGGCGGCATCGTCAAGACTGGCAATGGCATCCTGGCCCTGAATGCGGCCAACACCTACACCGGCAACACGACGATCAACGAGGGTTCGGTGCGCCTGGGAGCCTCTGCCAGTGTGGACAATTCACCCATCATCTCCGTAGCGAGCGGAGCGACGTTTGATGTGGTGGCTGTGACCGGCGGCTACTCCGTCAAAAGCAGCCAACTGCTCCAAGGCGGCGGCAGTGTGGCCGGGGCGACTACCATCGCCAGCGGTGGCACCCTAGCGCCCGGCACCGTTGGCGGGGATTTTCTGCAGAAGCTCAGCTTCTCCAGCTCACTGATTTTGGCCACGGGTTCACAGACTCGACTGCAACTTTCCAACAGCAGTGGTGACTATGACCAGATCGCGGTGACAGGCACGTTCACCCAGCAGACAGGCGGCCAGATCATCGTGGAACCAGGTGACTTTGTTCCGACAGCTGGACAAAGTTTTAACCTCTTTGACTGGGGAACTCTCGGCTCTCTTTCCTCCAATTTAGGCAGCAACTACCGGGATGGCAGCGATGACGACGCGACGGACCTGAACCTGCCGAATATCGCAGGCAGCGGTTTCTTCTGGGACATCAGCCAGTTCGCCAGCAGCGGCATTATCACCGTGGTGGTGCCTGAGCCCTCACGCAGTCTTTTACTCATGATCGCCGGACTGGCGTTGGTGAGCCGCCGCAGGCGTTAA
- a CDS encoding agmatine deiminase family protein — MSKGYPQNYHLPAEFETQEAIWLSWPSNKESCPKTYLKLQDKFGEIAANLTRYQRVRINAPEMMHMSIRLSIADNEGALNMVDLYNHNTNDVWCRDHGPIFIKHNETGEVAITDWNFNAWGGKFPYDLDNTIPEKAAEVLKMQRFTSDFTLEGGAIETNGKGLLLTTEAVLLNPNRNGGKARTKAEMEKELKGMLGVNDIVWFKAGIEGDDTDGHVDDIVRFVREDAVICMVETKENDPNFKVLKQIREQLDDVRTADGGKLEIIEIEMPNAIEAKDWRLSRLPASYANFMLLNNAVMVPIFGQKKKDAIAEDKIAECFPGREIISVTAKDLVMEGGALHCIAMHQPK; from the coding sequence ATGAGTAAAGGATACCCGCAGAACTACCACCTTCCCGCCGAATTCGAAACGCAGGAAGCCATCTGGCTATCATGGCCCTCCAACAAGGAGAGTTGTCCCAAGACCTATCTCAAACTTCAGGATAAGTTTGGAGAGATCGCCGCCAACCTGACCCGCTACCAGCGTGTGCGCATCAATGCGCCTGAGATGATGCACATGAGCATCCGCCTCAGCATCGCGGATAACGAAGGCGCGCTGAACATGGTGGACCTCTACAATCACAACACCAACGATGTGTGGTGCCGTGATCATGGACCCATCTTCATCAAGCACAATGAAACCGGCGAAGTGGCCATCACCGACTGGAATTTCAACGCCTGGGGCGGCAAGTTCCCTTACGACCTCGACAACACCATCCCTGAAAAGGCGGCTGAAGTGCTGAAGATGCAGCGCTTCACCTCTGACTTCACCCTGGAAGGTGGCGCCATTGAGACCAATGGCAAAGGCCTGCTCCTCACTACCGAAGCCGTGCTGCTCAACCCGAACCGCAATGGCGGCAAGGCCCGCACGAAGGCGGAGATGGAAAAAGAGCTGAAGGGCATGCTGGGCGTGAACGACATCGTTTGGTTCAAGGCCGGCATCGAAGGTGATGACACCGACGGTCATGTGGATGACATCGTTCGTTTCGTCCGTGAAGACGCGGTGATCTGCATGGTGGAAACCAAGGAGAACGACCCGAACTTCAAGGTGCTGAAGCAGATCCGTGAGCAACTGGATGACGTACGCACCGCTGATGGTGGTAAGCTGGAGATCATCGAGATCGAAATGCCGAACGCCATCGAAGCCAAGGATTGGCGCCTGAGCCGCCTCCCTGCGAGCTACGCGAACTTCATGCTGCTGAACAACGCCGTCATGGTCCCCATCTTCGGTCAGAAGAAAAAGGACGCCATCGCGGAAGACAAGATCGCCGAGTGTTTCCCAGGTCGCGAGATCATCTCCGTGACGGCTAAGGATCTCGTCATGGAAGGCGGTGCTCTGCACTGCATCGCCATGCATCAGCCGAAGTAA
- a CDS encoding carbon-nitrogen hydrolase — translation MSTVTLGLIQGTTFASQAESLARHEALIRDAAGKGAQIICLQELFNIPYFCTRQDTALFDLAEPMPGPTTDRLAVLAKELGVVIIVPLFEKRGPGLYHNTVAVLDADGSYLGNYRKMHIPQDPGFEEKFYFTPGDLGYKVWDTQFGRIGVLICWDQWYPEAARLTALAGAQILFYPTAIGWLSSEKAELGSAQHCAWETVQRGHAVANGCYVAAVNRTGFQDDTEFWGQSFVANPYGEIVAKGSVEQEEVVIVTCNLQAVEDFRRIWPFFRDRRIDTYAPLTKRYLDE, via the coding sequence ATGTCCACTGTCACCCTCGGCCTCATCCAAGGCACCACGTTCGCTAGCCAGGCTGAAAGCCTCGCCCGCCACGAGGCCTTGATCCGTGATGCCGCAGGCAAGGGAGCGCAGATCATCTGCCTGCAGGAGCTGTTTAACATCCCGTATTTCTGCACACGGCAGGACACTGCTCTCTTTGATCTGGCCGAGCCGATGCCCGGGCCAACGACGGACCGCCTAGCGGTGTTGGCCAAGGAACTCGGCGTGGTGATCATTGTGCCGCTGTTTGAGAAACGTGGGCCGGGCCTGTATCACAACACGGTGGCTGTGCTGGATGCCGACGGCAGCTACCTGGGCAACTACCGGAAGATGCACATCCCGCAGGATCCGGGCTTTGAAGAGAAGTTTTATTTCACGCCTGGGGATCTCGGTTACAAAGTCTGGGACACCCAGTTTGGCCGCATCGGCGTGCTGATCTGCTGGGATCAGTGGTACCCCGAGGCAGCGCGCCTCACCGCCCTGGCTGGAGCACAAATTCTTTTTTACCCCACCGCGATCGGTTGGCTGAGCAGTGAAAAGGCCGAACTGGGCAGCGCCCAGCATTGCGCCTGGGAAACCGTACAGCGCGGGCATGCCGTTGCCAATGGCTGCTATGTCGCAGCGGTAAACCGCACCGGATTCCAAGATGACACGGAATTCTGGGGCCAAAGTTTTGTGGCGAATCCTTATGGCGAGATCGTCGCCAAAGGGTCCGTCGAACAAGAAGAAGTGGTGATTGTGACGTGCAATCTCCAGGCGGTGGAGGATTTCCGGCGGATATGGCCGTTTTTCCGTGATCGCCGCATTGACACTTACGCCCCTCTGACCAAACGCTACCTTGATGAGTAA
- a CDS encoding TIGR00266 family protein has translation MNPWFYVDSEGQRHQVTEEQLQSLASSGAVRPDTLVWTEGQAQWSRAEQVLPGLFRGASGGPPPIPGPPRMSGSSGMRAHDVDYEIHGNEMQIVEVELDPGETVIAEAGGMNYMDDGIVFETKMGDGSAATSGGLMGILKTVGKRMLTGESIFMTHFTNRAHAGKKRVAFAAPYPGKIIPLKLTDYGGEILCEKDAFLCAAFGTSVGIAFQKRFGAGLFGGEGFILQRLKGDGMAFIHAGGTIIKKEMRGETLRVDTGCLVAFTQGISYDIERAGNLKSMFFGGEGLFLTTLTGHGTVWLQSLPFSRLADRILANAPSAGGKATGEGSVLGGIGRMFDGD, from the coding sequence ATGAACCCTTGGTTTTACGTCGATTCAGAAGGTCAGCGCCATCAGGTCACTGAAGAGCAATTGCAATCCCTCGCCTCCTCTGGAGCTGTCCGCCCAGACACCCTGGTCTGGACAGAGGGTCAGGCCCAGTGGAGCCGTGCGGAGCAGGTCCTCCCTGGCCTGTTCCGTGGCGCTTCTGGCGGCCCTCCTCCCATCCCTGGTCCACCGCGCATGTCTGGCAGCAGCGGCATGCGTGCGCATGACGTGGACTATGAGATCCATGGCAATGAGATGCAGATCGTGGAGGTGGAGCTGGACCCGGGTGAGACTGTCATCGCCGAAGCTGGTGGCATGAACTACATGGACGATGGCATCGTCTTTGAAACCAAGATGGGGGATGGTTCCGCCGCCACCAGCGGTGGCCTCATGGGCATTCTCAAAACCGTGGGTAAACGCATGCTCACGGGGGAGTCCATCTTCATGACGCACTTCACCAACCGCGCTCACGCTGGCAAAAAGCGCGTGGCCTTTGCCGCCCCTTATCCAGGCAAAATCATCCCGCTGAAGCTCACCGACTACGGTGGCGAGATCCTCTGCGAAAAGGATGCCTTTCTCTGCGCCGCCTTTGGCACCTCTGTGGGCATCGCGTTCCAGAAACGCTTCGGTGCCGGTCTCTTCGGCGGCGAAGGTTTCATCCTTCAGCGTCTCAAAGGGGATGGCATGGCCTTCATCCATGCGGGCGGCACCATCATCAAAAAAGAGATGCGTGGGGAAACTTTGCGCGTGGATACCGGCTGCCTCGTCGCTTTTACTCAAGGCATCAGCTATGACATCGAGCGTGCAGGCAATCTGAAGAGCATGTTCTTTGGTGGTGAAGGACTTTTCCTCACCACGCTCACGGGACATGGTACCGTTTGGCTGCAAAGCCTGCCCTTCTCCCGTCTGGCAGATCGCATCCTGGCGAATGCCCCTTCTGCCGGCGGCAAGGCTACGGGTGAAGGCTCCGTCCTCGGCGGCATCGGCCGCATGTTTGACGGCGATTGA
- a CDS encoding ComEA family DNA-binding protein has product MKYLFAVLVLVGMSFSVQAAEAPAKKKAPAKAEAKVEAPSAKAQAVAKTLTPLQKTKLLDLLNKGDDKALQSLPGIGETRAKNIVKARPIADPVDLVKVDGIGDATLAEIVAHAKAGFPVEGKKDTVEHKVVTKKKGAQADKKAAKE; this is encoded by the coding sequence ATGAAATACCTGTTTGCTGTGCTCGTGCTGGTTGGAATGTCATTCTCCGTTCAGGCTGCTGAAGCACCTGCTAAAAAGAAAGCCCCTGCGAAGGCTGAAGCCAAAGTGGAGGCCCCCTCGGCCAAAGCCCAGGCCGTGGCGAAAACACTGACGCCCCTGCAAAAGACGAAGCTGCTGGACCTCTTGAATAAGGGCGATGACAAAGCACTGCAATCCCTGCCCGGCATCGGTGAAACTCGTGCTAAAAACATCGTCAAAGCCCGGCCCATTGCCGATCCTGTGGATCTTGTGAAGGTGGACGGCATCGGTGATGCCACCCTGGCAGAAATCGTCGCTCACGCGAAAGCAGGTTTCCCAGTCGAGGGTAAAAAAGACACGGTCGAACATAAAGTCGTGACCAAAAAAAAGGGCGCTCAGGCTGATAAAAAAGCCGCCAAAGAGTAA